The sequence below is a genomic window from Ruminiclostridium josui JCM 17888.
CCGTTCTTGTTTTAACCGGAAGATCCACCTTGACATCGGAAAAGAGTGGAAGATTAAAAGGATTGGAAATAAACGGAAACAAGATAATTTACAAGCAAGTGGATGTATCGGACAAGGTAGCTGTTTCAATTCTTGTGAAGGAAATGTTAGATACCTACGGTACTATTAACGGAATTATCCATAGTGCAGGTATTGTAAAGGACAATTTTATTGTTAAAAAGCCTAAAGAAGAGTTTTGGGAAGTGCTGGCTCCGAAGGTTGCCGGAGTAGTAAATTTGGATTTATCAACTAAGGATGTTGCACTGGACTTTTTCATCATATTTTCATCCGGTGCAGCGGTGGTGGGAAATCCGGGACAGGCAGATTATTCGGCAGCTAATGCTTTTCTTGATGCTTATGCGGAATATCGTGAAATATTGGTAGATTTAGACCAAAGATCTGGTAAGACTTTATCAATCAATTGGCCATTGTGGGAAAATGGCGGAATGAAGGTGGATGAAGAGTCTGAAAAGTTGATGATGAGCAGGTTGGGAATAACTCCAATGCTGACTTCTACAGGAATTAATGCACTTTACCGGTGTATTTCCTCCGGTGAAGTCCAAGTTATGGTTGTGGAGGGTTTATTGAAGCGTATGAGACAAAAGCTTATTTCAAGTGACGAGACTTCCGATGTATTCCCAAAAACGATGACTAATTCTGCGAATAGAAACAATAATGAAAGCGAAAGCGTACATAAAAAGCTAAGTGAAGGTTTAGTCCAGATTGTATGTAAGGTTTTGAAGGTGCAAGAAAAAGATATTGATAATAATTCGGATTTGAATGACTATGGCTTTGATTCAATTACATGGACCGAATTTGCTAATCGGTTGAATCAGGAATATGAGTTGGATATAAATCCTACACTATTTTTTGAGTATTCAACAGTGAATAGCCTTTGTGATTATCTTATTAAGGAATTCCCATCAAACTTTACATACATGACGCAACAGCAGGATTTGAAAGCAAAAGAAGAAAAGGTCGATGAGGAAACAGTACCTACGACAATTAATATGGCGGCTAAAAAAAGAAACAATTCAAGATTTGTGAAGCATACTACAAATAAGGTAGCAGCTAAGGATTTTGAACAAGAGCCTATTGCAGTTGTGGGAATGAGTGGCAGCTTCCCTATGGCAAAGGATTTGGAAGAGTTTTGGGAAAACTTGAAGGCTGGAAGGGATTGTATCAGTGAAGTACCTTCATTAAGATGGGATTGGAAAAAACTGTATGGAGATCCTGTTAAGGAACGCAATAAGTCCAATATTAAATGGGGCGGATTCATTGACGGAGTAGACCAATTTGATCCACTTTTCTTTGGTATATCCCCGCGTGAAGCTGAATTTATGGATCCACAGCAAAGGCTTTTGATGATGCACGTTTGGAAAACTATTGAAGATGCAGGATATTCAGCAAAGAAACTTTCGGGAACCAAAACTGGTATCTTTGTGGGAACTGCAGACACAGGTTATAGTAGGCTTTTCTCTTATGAAGATACTTCTATTGAAGGTTATTCTGCTACCGGTATTGTTCCCTCTATAGGTCCCAATCGGATGAGCTATTTTCTGAATTTACACGGACCTAGTGAAGCGATTGAAACGGCATGTTCAAGTTCACTAGTTGCAATAAATAGAGCCATATCAGCAATGAGGGATGGTACCTGTGATATGGCAATTGTTGGCGGAGTCAACACCCTCGTTAATCCAGATTTCCATATCAGCTTCAACAAAGCCGGAATGCTTTGCGAAGATGGGAGATGCAAGACTTTCTCAGACAAAGCAAACGGTTATGTACGTGGTGAAGGCGTTGGAATGCTTTTGTTAAAAAGACTCAGTGAAGCAGAGAAAGACGGAGACCATATTTATGGTCTAATCAGAGGAAGTGCAGAAAATCACGGGGGACATGCCAATTCATTAACTTCACCTAATCCTAAGGCACAAGCTGATTTACTTGTCACAGCTTATAAAAAGGTAGGCTTTGATCCTAGGACGATTACATATATAGAAGCCCATGGCACAGGGACTGAACTTGGTGATCCAATTGAAATCAATGCCCTTAAGGCGGCTTTTAAAGAACTGTATCAGGACTATGGAATTTCTCACATAGAAGAAAGACATTGCGGATTGGGTTCGGTAAAAACGAACATCGGACATTTGGAGCTTTCATCAGGTATTGCAGGAGTAATTAAGGTGTTATTGCAATTAAAGCATAAGACTTTAGTTAAGAGCCTTCATTGTGAGACTGTCAATCCGTATATCAAGTTAGAGGATAGTCCGTTCTACATCGTACAGGAGGCAAAGAACTGGGAGACTTGTAAGGATGAAAGTGGTAATGACATTCCTCGGCGTGCAGGTGTAAGTTCTTTTGGATTTGGTGGTGTAAATGTACATATTGTCCTAGAAGAATATATTCCTCGTAAGACTGTAAGGACAACTGCTAGTAATCAAAATTCTGTTGCGATAGTTATTTCAGCAAAAAATGAAGCTCGCTTAAGAGAGTACGTAGAGCTATTGCTTTCACATATAAGCAAAAATAATCTGACAGATGCCGATTTGAGGGATTTGGCATATACGCTGCAAATAGGACGTGAGGCTTTTGATGAGAGGTTAGGTGTTATAGTAAGTTCAATTCAGGAACTCAAAGATAAATTAAAGGGTTTTCTTGAAAACAAAGAAAAAATATCTGATTTATATTATGGACAAACAAAGCGGAATAAAGATTTGCTATCAATTTTTTCTTCAGATGATGAGTTTCAGGAAACCATTGACAAATGGCTTCATAACAGAAAATATACCAAGCTTTTAGAAATTTGGGTCAGAGGCTTGTGGGTAGACTGGGATAAGCTGTATGTCAATGAAAAGCCAACCCGAATGAGTCTTCCGACGTATCCTTTTGCTAAGGAAAAATACTGGGTGCCAAAGGGCAAGAGCAAAAAGTTTGACATCAATCCTGTTGAACTTTCCCAAAATAGTATAAAGGAGGAAGTAGATTTCAAACAGGCTTCAGTAAAAACAGTGGAAAGGCAGATTGTAAATCCACTAGAAATAGGGACGGAAACTGAATTTTTTACTAAAACCCTTGAGAAACCGAAAGGGATTTCATTAATTAATTTATCGCCGGATATGGAAAAAGTATATGTGAAAGATGTGGGAAACCATCTTGATATAAAAGTTTCGGCAGAGGAATCAAAGCATTCTGAGGCAGAAAGCGCATTATCCGCGGAATCGGATAAAAAGAAGATAATATCTGGACAAGCATTAGAAGAATATTTGTTGGAGAGTCTTGCTGAAGTACTGAATTTGAGTCAGGGTGATATTGATCCCCATGAGAAATTTATTGATATGGGTGTTGACTCAATCACTGGAGTTAACTGGGTGCAGGCAATAGGACAAAAATATGGAATTACCATTAGGGCAACAAAAATTTATGATTATCCCAGCATAAAAGAGTTTGCAAAATATTTGGAAAAGGAACTTTATAAAAATGATTTGATTGTTTCCGGGAAAGATAATTCCTTTACTACACCAGATAAATCAACATATACCTCGCTGCAAAATCCTGTGAAGGAAGAAGCTATGTATACGCAGCCGGAGAGTGAAACATCAGGAGAAGTATTGGAAAGCCAGAAAGCAATCTCTGTTGATATTGAAGCTCTTCAAGCTTCTTTGGCGGCTTGTTTGGCTGATGTGTTGAATATTGATGAGAATCAGATTGATGTGAGCGAGAAGTTTGTAGATATGGGGTTAGATTCTATCACTGGAGTAAATTGGGTTGGGCTCATTAATCAGCAATACGGAACTTCCATCAAGGCAACTAAGGTTTATGATTATCCAAATATACTTGAGTTTTCAACATTTCTGCAAAAGGAAATCGAGAAAATGGGACAGACACCAAATCCGGTACTTCATCTGTCGGCAGATGAAATATTGATGAAAGTTCAGTCTGGATTAATGAATATTGAACAAGCTGAGGAATTATTGACACGATTGGGGTATGAGGAATAGAAAACAAGTAATTGATAGGAGTGGGAATATGGTACCAGTTGGAATTGAGGCTTTAAATGTATTTGGCGGAACAGCTTATCTGGATGTAATGCAATTGGCAGAGCACCGCAAATTAGATACAGCTAGGTTTGAAAACCTATTAATGAAGGAAAAGACTGTCGCACTGCCTTATGAAGACCCTATTACCTTTGGCGTAAATGCAGCAAAGCCGATTGTTGATAGGATGACAGAGGATGAGAAAAATAGGATTGAGTTGCTTATTACCTGTTCAGAATCGGGGATTGACTTTGGAAAATCTATCAGCACTTATATCCATCAGTATCTTGGCCTTAATCGCAATTGCAGATTATTTGAATTGAAGAATGCATGTTATTCCGGGACTGCAGGTTTGCAGATGGCTGTAAACTTTATATTGTCTCAAACTTCACCGGGAGCAAAGGCTTTAGTAATTGCTACTGATATTTCAAGGTTTCTGATAGTGGATGAAGGTGAGGCTTTATCAATGGACTGGTCATTTGTAGAACCCAGTGCCGGGGCAGGGGCAGTGGCTTTATTGATAAGTGAGACTCCTTATGTCTACAGGGTAGATGTGGGAGCAAATGGTTACTACGGATATGAGGTTATGGATACTTGCCGTCCTGTGCCTGATAGTGAAGCCGGCGATTCAGACTTGTCTTTAACCTCATATTTGGATTGCTGTGAGCAGACGTTCTTGGAATATCAGAAAAGAGTTAAAGGTGCAGATTACGGTGAAACCTTCCATTATCTCGCATTCCACACTCCTTTTGGGGGAATGGTAAAAGGTGCGCACCGCACAATGATGAGAAAAATGAAGCATGCAAAGCCGGCCGAAATCGAAGAAGATTTCATCCGTCGAGTTATGCCGGGTATGGTTTATTGTCAAAGAGTTGGCAATATTATGGGGGCTACGGTATTCTTATCCCTTGCAAGCACTATTGATTTGGGGAATTTTGATACGCCCAAAAGGATAGGTTGCTATTCATACGGCTCAGGTTGTTGTTCGGAGTTCTACAGTGGGGTTGTTACAGCAAGGGGACAGCAAATTCAGCGTCAATTTGATATAGGTAAGAGACTGGATCAACGCTATAAGTTGTCTATGGATGAGTATGAAATATTGCTAAGGGGAAGTGGTGCAGTTAAGTTTGGAACAAGAAACTGCAAATCTGATTTTGATTTACTTCCAGGCATTATTGATTCAGTTAAGGATACTCCAAAATTATATTTGGAAGGAATTCACGAATTTCATCGTGAATATAGGTGGATCTAATGAATTTTGAGACTATTGATGTACGTTTTCAGGATACTTTTTGCTTTCTAAAATTTAATCGACTCGAGGCCAAAAATGCCATAACCAACCGCTTGGTTGATGAAGTACTCCAAGTTGCGGAAATGTGTGAAGAATCTGTGACTGTTTTGATTCTGGAAGGATCTCCTGAATACTTTTGCTTTGGTGCTGATTTTGAGGTCATCTATGAAACTATGAAACAGGGAGAACAGTTTGAACAGGACCCGGAGCCCCTGTATAATTTATGGCTTAAGTTGGCGACAGGCCCATATATTACAGTATCTCATGTCAGAGGAAAAGCCAATGCCGGAGGAGTGGGTTTTGTTGCTGCAAGCGATATTGTTATTGCAGATTCAAATGCTCAGTTCAGTTTGTCTGAATTACTGTTTGGACTTTTTCCGGCATGTGTATTGCCTTTCTTAAAAAGAAAAATAGGATTACAGAAAGCCCATTATATGTCTTTGATGACACAACCCATCTCGGCACAGCAAGCCTACTCGTGGGGGTTGGTGGATGCTTTGGGAGACGATAGCGAATTACTACTCAGGAAACATTTTCTAAGGTTGAAATATATATCGAAAACTGCGGTTCGAAAGTATAAAAAGTACATCAGCATGCTGGACAATGATTTAGTAAAGTCAAAAGAATTGGCAGTTGAAGCAAATCGTG
It includes:
- a CDS encoding hydroxymethylglutaryl-CoA synthase family protein — translated: MVPVGIEALNVFGGTAYLDVMQLAEHRKLDTARFENLLMKEKTVALPYEDPITFGVNAAKPIVDRMTEDEKNRIELLITCSESGIDFGKSISTYIHQYLGLNRNCRLFELKNACYSGTAGLQMAVNFILSQTSPGAKALVIATDISRFLIVDEGEALSMDWSFVEPSAGAGAVALLISETPYVYRVDVGANGYYGYEVMDTCRPVPDSEAGDSDLSLTSYLDCCEQTFLEYQKRVKGADYGETFHYLAFHTPFGGMVKGAHRTMMRKMKHAKPAEIEEDFIRRVMPGMVYCQRVGNIMGATVFLSLASTIDLGNFDTPKRIGCYSYGSGCCSEFYSGVVTARGQQIQRQFDIGKRLDQRYKLSMDEYEILLRGSGAVKFGTRNCKSDFDLLPGIIDSVKDTPKLYLEGIHEFHREYRWI
- a CDS encoding enoyl-CoA hydratase/isomerase; this translates as MNFETIDVRFQDTFCFLKFNRLEAKNAITNRLVDEVLQVAEMCEESVTVLILEGSPEYFCFGADFEVIYETMKQGEQFEQDPEPLYNLWLKLATGPYITVSHVRGKANAGGVGFVAASDIVIADSNAQFSLSELLFGLFPACVLPFLKRKIGLQKAHYMSLMTQPISAQQAYSWGLVDALGDDSELLLRKHFLRLKYISKTAVRKYKKYISMLDNDLVKSKELAVEANRDVFSDPENLNKIFQFIENMK